The Thermoflexus sp. genome segment TGCGGAAGACCCCATGGGTGCTGGGATGCTGGGGGCCCATATTCACGACCAGCCGCTCGGTGCGCAGGCTCTTCGGCTCCACCCGCTCTCCCGTATCGGCCCGGGCGAACTGCCCCATGCCGATGTAAAGCAGCTCGTCCGAGGTGTCTTCCGCCTGGTCCGGATCCCAGTCCAGCGGATACTGCACGTTATCGTGCCAGAAGACCCGATCCTCCGCCCGGATGTGATGGCCCGAGGGCCAGCGGCTGCTGAAGGGCTTGTGTTCCTCCTCGTAATAAGGCTCCTTCCAGTCCTTTCGTAAGGGATGCCCGTAAAAACCCTCCCATAACAGGATCCGCTTGAGGTTGGGATGGCCTGCGAAACGGATCCCCATGAGATCCCACGCTTCCCGCTCCTGGAAGTCCGCGCCCGGCCACACCGGGACCAGCGAGGGGACTGTGGCCACATCCCGGGGGGTGCGGGCTTTGAAGACCAGCGGACCGCCCCCCTCCAGGCGATAGGCATGGTAGACGACCTCGAAATAGCCTTCCTGGATGTAATCGACGGCCGTCACGCTGGACAAATAGCGATACCCCAGCTCGTCCCGGATGAAGCGGGCCGCTTCCACCAGGACGTCATTGGCGATCACCACACCCTCATATTCGGCAGGCTGCACGGCATCGCCGAATCGCTCCTTCAGCACCGCCAGATCGCCTTTCAATTCCGCCAGCGGCGCCGCTTTGGTTTTGGTCGGCGTGGTCATCCCTTCCCTCCTCCTGGAAGAACGCTGGCTCAGGCAGAACCTGCTCGGAATGGAGGGAGGGGCGGAAGATCCCCTCAGCCCCCGGTCATTTATCCCCAGAGAGGGTTACGATGCGGCCTCTGCGGATGCCTTCTGCTGAGCCCGTAATTCCGCCAGACGGGCCCGGATCTCCGGCAGGCGACGCGGATCGATCAGGTCCGGCCCCAGGATGGGCACCGGGATGGCCTCGGCCTCCCCTTTTTGATACCAGGGGACCTCCCGCACGGACTGACGTTCGATCTTGGCGTAGAGCTTGAGGAGGCCGTGCAAGAGGGCTTCCGGCCGCGGTGGGCAGCCCGGCACGTAGACATCCACGGGGATGAACTTGTCGATGCCGGAGACCACGTTATATCCCTCCTTGAAGGGACCGCCGCCCGTAGCGCATGCCCCCATCGAGATCACATATTTGGGCTCCGGCATCTGGTTGTAGAGGCGAACGATCTGGGGGACCATCTTCTTGGTGACCGTCCCGGAGACGATCATGAGGTCCGCCTGACGGGGGCTGGGGCGCATCAGCTCCGAGCCGAACCGGGCGATATCGAAACGGCTGGCCGCCGCGCAGATCATCTCGATGGCGCAACAGGCCAGGCCGAACATCATCGGCCAGACCGAGCGCTTGCGCCCCCAGTTGTAAAGATAGCTCACGAACCGATCGATGGTGGTGACGAAGACATTGTTGCGGAGTTCGGAGGGAACCGGCAGGGTGTTCAGATCGCGTAGCTCATCCATGGGCGAGCACCTCCTCCAGCCATTCCCGCTGGATTTCCTCCAGCCGCAGGGGATCTTTCAGGCGCGGATCGTCCGCGAACTCCGGCAGGGCCACCACCCACCGATGCAGCGTCTCCCAATCCACCGAAAGGGGATCCACGTCTGGATGAGCGGCCCGCAGGGCCAGGGCAATCGGATAGGCGTCTTCCCAGTAAAGCGGCATCATGTGAATCTTAGCACAATGTGGGGGAATCAGGCGAATTCCTTGCATCCTCATCGGAACCCCCCGAGGGGGCGCCGATCCTGGCGATGGGGGGATCCCTTTCCGCGCTCTCCCGGGCGGCCTAAGGGCTGCTGGGGAATCGGACAGAGGCCGTTGGGCCTAAGAGAGGCCGAAGGCCCCTTGAAAAACCCCCGGACAAGGCGCCCCTGCCCAATGCCGGAAGCGCTCCCTACGGGATCGGGACCTGGCCGAAGGCCGTCGTGTCGATCTGGGCGCGCTGGAGCCGACCGCTGTAATCAACGTAAACCGCCTTCCACTCCGTGAAGAACTCGATGGCCGTCAGTCCCGCCTCCCGATGGCCGTTGCCCGTGCCCCGGGTGCCCCCGAAGGGGAACTGGATCTCCGCCCCGGTGGTGCCGTGGTTGATGTAGACGATGCCCGTGGTGATGTCCCGGATCGCCTGGAAAGCCTTATTGACGTCCTGGGTGAAGAGGCTGCTCGAGAGGCCGTAGTTCACCGCATTGTTTATGCGGATGGCCTCCTCAAGATCCTTCGCCTCAATGATAGAGAGGACCGGGCCGAAGATCTCCTCCTGGGCGATCCGCATGTCGGGCCGAACCTGATCGAAGATCGTCGGCTCGTAGAAGAACCCTTTCCCGTTCACCTTTACCGGGTTGC includes the following:
- a CDS encoding NADH-quinone oxidoreductase subunit B: MDELRDLNTLPVPSELRNNVFVTTIDRFVSYLYNWGRKRSVWPMMFGLACCAIEMICAAASRFDIARFGSELMRPSPRQADLMIVSGTVTKKMVPQIVRLYNQMPEPKYVISMGACATGGGPFKEGYNVVSGIDKFIPVDVYVPGCPPRPEALLHGLLKLYAKIERQSVREVPWYQKGEAEAIPVPILGPDLIDPRRLPEIRARLAELRAQQKASAEAAS
- the iscX gene encoding Fe-S cluster assembly protein IscX: MPLYWEDAYPIALALRAAHPDVDPLSVDWETLHRWVVALPEFADDPRLKDPLRLEEIQREWLEEVLAHG